CCGAGACGTCCGCGCAATGTGCCGAGGTAATTCAGCGTGGTGTTGAATTGGCCGGCCGTCACGAAGACATTGCCGCCCGAGGGAACCCATGACGACAGGCTGGCCCCGTCCGTATTCCCCGAAACGCCGCGCAAATCCGTCTCGACGCCCAGAACGACCCTGTCGTGGATCTTGTAATTCAGGCCGGCTTGCAGACCTCCGGTGAAGCCAGCGAGACTGGAGCGGACGCCGCCGCCCGGCGGTGTTGCGCCGAGCGCTATGGGCAGGCTGGCCGGCACGGTCCCGATCGGGTAAGGCGAAACTTGCGTCGTCGGGCTCGACCAGGCGCCGCCGCCATTCAGGCCGACATAAACATCCTGCCAGCTCGGCGCTTTCCAGTCCTTCGCCTCCGGGCCGATCGCGCTCCAAAGCTGCGACGCCGGATCTTTTGTGATCGGCTGGCCGTCGCCAAAGGCGTTGGCCGTCACTTCAAGATAGATGAAGTCGGTCGGCTTGGACGACAGATAGTTGGTGGTGCCTGTCTGCCCCGGGAAGGTTTGGGGGAAATAAGGCTGAAGCGCGGCGGGCGGCGCGAAGCTCGACGTGAAGCTGCCCGGCCAGAAATGCGCGTAGCTCGCGGTCAGGTTGACGAATTGCGACAGCTTGTAACGGATGCGGAGATCAATATCCGTTCCGACGAAGGTGCCGTGATTGCCAAGTGGCGCGGAAAGATTTGCGCGATCCCAGGGGCCTGGAGCGCTCGCCAGCCAATAGGCGCCGAAGGCCGTGTCGATCTGCAGATTCTTTGCAGGCGTGAATTCGAGGCGCACCTTCGGCGCCTTCAGATTGTTCCAGGCTTCATAGTCGAAGCGGGAGAAGGGCTGATTGAAGCCGTAGAAGATATCGAAGTTCTGGCTGACGCTGTCAAAGGGACTCTTATTGCCGGAGCCATAGGTATAGACGGCGCTGATGCGCGGCTTCCAGGGATGGTCGGAGAAGGTGTAGCCCCCTTCGATGCCGTATGCGATGGCGTCGAGCTGGACGGTCTTCATATAGGCCGTCGTGTTCGTGCCGATCGTCGCGAATTCGCCCGTATAGCCGAACTGCTTGTTGATATCGAAGTCGTAGTCGAAATTGCCGAGAACGCCGTAGATACGCACGCCCGGCGCATTGGTTTCGCGCGGCACTTTCAGCGCGTTCGACGGATTTGTGAAATCCGCATATTGGTGACGGCCGAGGAAATAAGGCTGGATCGTCGCGTATTCCGACCAGCGGCGCACGCTCAACACGCCGCCGTAAATCCAGGTCTGCCAGTCGGGACGATCGAACTGATAGGGTAAGCGGTTGACCGGACGCATGACGAAGGAGTCGATGTCCCAGTCATTGTCCTTCTTG
The nucleotide sequence above comes from Methylocystis parvus OBBP. Encoded proteins:
- a CDS encoding alginate export family protein — translated: MTLRSNKDWMGSVALGALLVAGAVSPVFAQSAEKNAASVAAKPDAAKAGKDAKAGKGAAATSADGKGAASKPEEKKSYYVPTRGYRLEPQPDIPPYVRNLGKTYKEFEGIDWLNIGLDSRIRFENRNNDLRPWTDTTTNPPTSNRRYFPSSVWLNRTRVYLGVQNILDPFRAVVEFQDSRAINSLYQLQGQEINETDLISAYGELYFKDAFGKDPKGNDRPLTLRAGRFHFELLDRRLIAENEFRNTTNNFEGFRVKIGKKDNDWDIDSFVMRPVNRLPYQFDRPDWQTWIYGGVLSVRRWSEYATIQPYFLGRHQYADFTNPSNALKVPRETNAPGVRIYGVLGNFDYDFDINKQFGYTGEFATIGTNTTAYMKTVQLDAIAYGIEGGYTFSDHPWKPRISAVYTYGSGNKSPFDSVSQNFDIFYGFNQPFSRFDYEAWNNLKAPKVRLEFTPAKNLQIDTAFGAYWLASAPGPWDRANLSAPLGNHGTFVGTDIDLRIRYKLSQFVNLTASYAHFWPGSFTSSFAPPAALQPYFPQTFPGQTGTTNYLSSKPTDFIYLEVTANAFGDGQPITKDPASQLWSAIGPEAKDWKAPSWQDVYVGLNGGGAWSSPTTQVSPYPIGTVPASLPIALGATPPGGGVRSSLAGFTGGLQAGLNYKIHDRVVLGVETDLRGVSGNTDGASLSSWVPSGGNVFVTAGQFNTTLNYLGTLRGRLGFLATPKLQIYGTGGFAYGGVTTNTAYLTQRAAGTNITNVTATYDDVLAGWSAGGGVEWAFMPNWSAKAEYLRYDIGAAHANSYVFQQNGFYAYGVNTRTPFSGNLVQAGVNRHFDLFASD